One genomic window of Quercus lobata isolate SW786 chromosome 9, ValleyOak3.0 Primary Assembly, whole genome shotgun sequence includes the following:
- the LOC115960750 gene encoding vacuolar protein sorting-associated protein 52 A-like: MFVVLLFYCTILDYRNKIYLDFIKESDNLVSLRDQIRECDRILLQMETLLGGFQLAESKLAKFVEDIIVPPRMVGIVIDGEVNDEYMRTLEILSKKLKFVEVDPMVKASKALKDVQPELEKVRQKAISKVFDFIVQKLYALRKPKTNIQILQHSVLLKYN; encoded by the exons ATGTTTGTTGTATTGCTCTTCTATTGCACTATATTAGATTATAGAAACAAGATCTATTTG GATTTCATAAAAGAAAGTGATAATTTAGTGTCTCTTCGTGATCAAATTCGTGAATGTGACAGAATCTTGTTACAGATGGAAACTCTCCTCGGTGGATTTCAA TTGGCAGAATCAAAATTGGCAAAGTTTGTTGAAGACATCATTGTCCCTCCAAGGATGGTTGGCATAGTCATTGACGGAGAg GTCAATGATGAATACATGAGAACTCTTGAGATTCTGAGTAAGAAGCTGAAGTTTGTAGAAGTGGATCCTATGGTCAAAGCTTCAAAAGCTCTGAAAGATGTTCAACCTGAGCTAGAAAAAGTTAGGCAGAAAGCAATTTCAAAG GTGTTTGACTTCATTGTTCAGAAGCTTTATGCATTgagaaaacccaaaacaaatatcCAGATCCTTCAACACAGTGTTCTTTTAAAGTACAATTGA